In the Gossypium arboreum isolate Shixiya-1 chromosome 10, ASM2569848v2, whole genome shotgun sequence genome, one interval contains:
- the LOC108473787 gene encoding WD repeat-containing protein LWD1 yields the protein MAASSDPNPEGSDEQQKRSEIYTYEAPWHIYAMNWSVRRDKKYRLAIASLLEHYNNRLEIVQLDDSNGEIRSDPNLSFDHPYPPTKTIFIPDKECQKPDLLATSSDFLRIWRISDDHSRVDLKSLLNGNKNSEFCGPLTSFDWNEAEPKRIGTSSIDTTCTIWDIERETVDTQLIAHDKEVYDIAWGGVGVFASVSADGSVRVFDLRDKEHSTIIYESSEPDTPLVRLGWNKQDPRYMATIIMDSAKVVVLDIRFPTLPVVELQRHQASVNAIAWAPHSSCHICTAGDDSQALIWDLSSMSQPVEGGLDPILAYTAGAEIEQLQWSSSQPDWVAIAFSTKLQILRL from the exons ATGGCCGCTAGCAGCGATCCTAACCCGGAGGGTTCCGATGAGCAGCAGAAACGATCCGAGATATACACTTACGAGGCCCCTTGGCATATCTACGCCATGAACTGGAGTGTCCGCCGCGACAAGAAATACCGTCTCGCCATCGCCAGCTTGCTCGAGCATTACAACAACCGCCTTGAGATTGTCCAGCTCGATGACTCCAATGGCGAGATCCGATCGGACCCAAATCTCTCCTTCGATCATCCTTATCCCCCGACCAAGACCATCTTCATCCCCGACAAGGAGTGCCAGAAACCCGACCTTCTCGCCACGTCCTCCGACTTCCTCCGCATTTGGCGCATCTCCGATGACCACTCCCGCGTCGACCTCAAGTCTCTCCTTAATGGCAATAAGAACAGTGAATTCTGCGGTCCTCTTACCTCCTTCGACTGGAATGAGGCGGAGCCCAAGCGAATCGGCACCTCCTCCATTGATACGACTTGTACTATATGGGATATCGAGAGGGAGACGGTGGATACCCAGCTTATCGCCCACGATAAGGAGGTTTATGATATTGCCTGGGGCGGCGTCGGTGTTTTTGCTTCCGTCTCTGCTGATGGGTCCGTTAGGGTTTTCGACCTGCGCGACAAGGAGCACTCCACTATCATTTATGAAAGTTCGGAGCCCGATACTCCGCTTGTACGGTTGGGGTGGAACAAGCAGGACCCGAGATATATGGCTACTATAATTATGGACAGTGCTAAGGTTGTTGTTTTGGATATCCGCTTCCCGACACTGCCGGTAGTTGAGCTGCAGAGGCACCAGGCTAGCGTCAATGCCATCGCATGGGCACCCCACAGCTCTTGCCACATTTGCACCGCCGGGGATGATTCCCAGGCCTTGATTTGGGACTTGTCCTCCATGAGTCAGCCTGTGGAGGGTGGGCTTGACCCCATCCTTGCCTACACCGCTGGGGCTGAAATCGAGCAGTTACAGTGGTCATCTTCCCAGCCTGATTGGGTTGCCATCGCCTTCTCCACCAAGCTTCAGATTCTCAGG TTGTGA